A genomic region of Hippoglossus hippoglossus isolate fHipHip1 chromosome 8, fHipHip1.pri, whole genome shotgun sequence contains the following coding sequences:
- the stx1b gene encoding syntaxin-1B: MKDRTAELRSAKDSDDDEEVVQVDRDHFMDEFFEQVEEIRGCIEKLSEDVEQVKKQHSAILAAPNPDEKTKQELEDLTADIKKTANKVRSKLKAIEQSIEQEEGLNRSSADLRIRKTQHSTLSRKFVEVMTEYNTTQSKYRDRCKDRIQRQLEITGRTTTNEELEDMLESGKLAIFTDDIKMDSQMTKQALNEIETRHTEIIKLENSIRELHDMFVDMAMLVESQGEMIDRIEYNVEHSVDYVERAVSDTKKAVKYQSQARKKKIMIIICCVILGVVLASTIGGTLGF, from the exons AGGACAGTGATGATGACGAGGAGGTGGTGCAGGTGGACAGGGACCACTTCATGGATGAGTTCTTTGAACAG gtggaGGAGATCAGAGGCTGCATAGAAAAGCTGTCGGAGGATGTGGAGCAGGTGAAGAAGCAGCACAGCGCCATCCTGGCCGCACCCAACCCTGACGAAA AGACCAAGCAGGAGTTGGAGGACCTCACAGCTGACATCAAGAAAACAGCTAATAAAGTTCGTTCAAAATTAAAAG cgaTCGAGCAGAGCATCGAGCAGGAGGAGGGTCTCAACAGATCATCGGCGGACCTCAGGATCCGCAAGACACAG CACTCAACGCTGTCACGTAAGTTTGTGGAGGTGATGACTGAGTACAACACCACGCAGTCCAAGTACCGCGACCGCTGCAAGGACCGCATCCAGAGACAGCTGGAGATCA CTGGGAGAACCACCACcaatgaggagctggaggacatgTTGGAGAGCGGCAAGCTGGCCATCTTCACCGATGAT ATTAAAATGGACTCTCAGATGACGAAGCAGGCTCTGAATGAGATCGAGACCCGACACACCGAGATCATCAAGCTGGAAAACAGCATCCGGGAGCTGCACGACATGTTCGTGGATATGGCCATGCTGGTCGAGAGCCAG GGAGAGATGATTGACAGAATTGAGTACAACGTGGAACACTCCGTCGACTACGTGGAGCGAGCCGTGTCTGACACCAAGAAGGCCGTCAAATACCAGAGCCAGGCTCGCAAG AAGAAGATCATGATCATCATCTGCTGCGTCATCCTGGGCGTGGTCCTGGCGTCAACCATCGGTGGCACGCTGGGCTTCTAA